DNA sequence from the Glycine soja cultivar W05 chromosome 18, ASM419377v2, whole genome shotgun sequence genome:
TTATAATCTTTAACCAACTTGGTTAATCAAGGTGAACACATTTGTGAATAAAAAAGTAGTCATCAAGCTGAAAATGGTTGGAAGAATTGAGAGAAGGAAAAGTTGGAAGTGGGGCATGATTCTGTCTTAAGTTGATAAGTTTTTTGGTGGGGAAGAAGTATACGGGTGCAAGAGTTATCTATCCGTAGTGGAGTCTTCCATTTGTTGTATTTTCCCCCCTTTCTTAGCCCTGATATCTTGTTTTACTGTGGTTGAAAGCATGTAGAGAAACATCTAACCAAACAAGAAGAGTCcaccactttttcttttttcattttaagatATATATGCCCATAtgcaaaattattgaaaatgtaATTACTGGAGTTGATAAAGTTGTGACACACTAACACTTTACAAAATGTTatcaaagccttgaatgctggTTTTAGATGAGGTTGGTATAATAAATGTTTGGGGAATGGAGGACTGGCAAAGTATTCTTTCTGTAGGACTATAGTTGATTTTAGGTCAAACTGTGATAAGTTCTTTCTCTATCTTATGTTTCCCGATTTTCTGTTGGCACACCTGGTTACAAAACTCTCCATACTTGACTTTTCATCTCTAAGACAACCTTAGGAAAATCATTGCTTTATGTTGTTAATGTTAATATTCTAATGTGAATTTCAATATTGGTTGCAAATTTGCTTGAACCTTGAATATTGTTTCAAAGTAATGAACTTTTTCACCCTCTTCATAAAGGTTCAGAAGGTTCATCAAAAGATTTAGAAGTTTATAAGCATTTGGATGGCAATCTTGATCAGGAGTGGTCACAGATTTCACAGATGCACAAGAGGTATTTTCATAATCTTCTAAATGCAGTAGTATTCTGCTAcacattcattttctctatgaACATGTTGCAGCTTGAGACTTATAGGTTTTGTTTTATGAGCCTTTTCTTTGCATCAATAATGCTTGAAAGTTCtcaaattatacattttttgcTCTTAATCTACATTTCTATCTTAAATATGTTGTTATGTGACTCATTATGCATTTAATGCTATTCATGATTGTATCTTGCAGTATAACATCTTTCAGAGACAAGTCAATCAACAAATGGCAGCGGGTGACACAAGTGACTACTGGTGCTGCTGCCATTAAGGGCAAATTGCATGCTTTTAATCAGGTCAGGTTTTTTAACTGgtcttgggatttttcttttatgtgaTAGGTGAGTATTTAATGCTAATTTTATTGCTCCATCACACAGGATATTAGCAATCAAGTCGCTGCTTATATGAGAGATCCCAGTAGACTAATCAAGCAGATGCGGGTGAGAAGATcagatgttaatatatttttatctgtaAGTCATTCTCTTAATCTTTAGTTGTTTTATATTGTGCTGCATATTCCATATTTGGCTGAAACAGGCTTAAGGAGTATGTTAAGTTAAAAGCTGATTTATTTACCTTTGTCACTGTCTGCCACATGTCTCCAGGTTCCAGAGGTTGTTGGTGAACCTAAAGAAGCGGTAAGTCTTGTACAGTAGTATTTTCTGATTGTTGCTTCGTTATCACTTATGTGCAAGTTTCTTCATTATAGCATGTTGCTTAGCTGtgtatgttttttgttttttttttttttgttttttgggggGGTGGGGGTGGGTGATCTTACAATTTGTGATTTACAATCTTAACCTCCCTTCACAATCCTaagcaaattcttaattttgattACCTTGCTCTGCAGGAAACATGTACTGATGGTGATCCTGAACTTCTGGATGACTCTGAATTTTATCAACAATTATTGAAAGAATTTTTTGAGACAGTTGATCCTTCATCATCTGGTAAACACTTTTCTATTTggctgattatttttttataataatattttcttgcaTTTAGGAGTGATATTTGGCATAGTTTTAAGTTGCATAAAGGCTTCAAAAGGCACACTGTCTTTAACAGGTCCAAATGGCTGATTTTAAGTTTAGCTGGACTCACCATCACGATGGTTTTGATATTGAACTTTCTATATGGTCTAGGTTTTGCACTTGTACTGTAGGGATCTCTATTAGCATTTCCCTGggatatataaaatatgaatgattCATAATGCTTGCTGCTTCTGAAAACTGTGCCATTTATGCCAAGCTTGTgagaatagtaaaaaaaaaagcacgaaGGTTCCCCTAAACAGCCAGTTGTAAATTTTCAGAGGCTGAAATTTACGTATGTTGCTTTCTCTAACCACAAAATAGTTCAGTTATCTccctaaaaataatatttaattgctTTCTTTAAGAGTGCAAgtccatttttctcattttctaccAATTTATTTGTACAGAGAAAGCATTTTATGCTTTGAAGAGAATGcaaccaaagaaaagaaaaattgttgatCGTCGCGCCTCAAAAAGTCGGAAGATAAGGTATTGAAAGattgctatattttttttctctttaccgTTGTATATATATCTTGCCGTAATTTatgaaatgaataattttttgaatgatTTGATGAAGGTATAATGTTCACGAAAAGATAGTAAATTTTATGGCCCCACTACCTGCCAATGTTCCTCCCATGGCTCCGAAGTTGTTTGAGAATCTGTTTGGATTGAAGACACAAAGATCATCTGCTGCAGCCTCATAATCATGTTGGCAGACAGAAATATTGGTCTCACAGTTTTGCCCTTACTCTTCATATGTTGTACACTAATTTGATTTCTACATGATGCTGATTATTGaggaatttgatattttttcctCATGAGACAATTTTGCTGTAAATCTATTCAGATGCCAATATAATAGATTATAGTTCTGAATTTGCTTCAACATTTCAGTTTTGAAATGCATGTTTGctaccatattttgttttataaaaccAGCCTCTTCCATGAATTGTTGGTTCGATATTCGTCGCATGCCAGAGTGAATTTGATggtcaattttaaattaaaagtaataagtGAAGGGTTcgcacatttttttcttatataaaagaaTCAGAGATCATCGTCATGGATGATTGAAAGTCCATTGATAGAACTCAAGAACAAAaaggatttttctttttggtgtaAAATGGTGGGATTGAGAATTGaacctaaaatatatttttaatacaaattacCCAAATTGTTTACGTTATTATTGAgaaataattattcttttatgaaatttattattgagaaataattattcttttatgaaatttattattattgtaaattgTAGAAAAAAAGCCTTTTGATGGTTGGTAAGAGTGAGCTCACTATTGATTTTGGGTCgatggtgattttgaacatcgtGCTTTGGGTTAATCTGTTTTATAGCTGGGTGGGTTTTGTTCCAAGATCAATTTTGTAGTGacatttgaatataaaatttatgattaagttaatataaacattttatttatatttaacggtttaaaataaattttattaaaacctAAAATAAACGGCCCTGGACTCCAGGTTATCTTTTTAACCTTACCTTTGGGCTTCGCAATGAGGCTTGGATGCCATTAGAAGGTTATTAGGTCAAGGAGGGTTGTCAAATGCTCTaagaattatattaaatttgtgcctattttaaagaaattgttttAACCATTTTCTGATTACTAAATGAATTAAGTTTGgaatgctttttatgtttttgatatGTCAAGTACGTTGCCATGCATAATAATATCCTCGAGATGTGAGTATTTTCTTGAAAAAACATTGGTCTCttaataaaatgattattaattttgCTTTAGGGAATGATGCTTAGTAAGAAACATGTATGTTCTGTTTATGTGAAATTGATGATGTTTCCTGTGAAAGCCAATCGGTCTTTCATAGGAAAGATGCAGGACATTGCTAACTTAGATGTCGACTAACTTGCTTATGATCACATATTATTCTATGTGTATTTGCACTTGCACATATATAATTGTCATCATGTCaatgaaattatttgttatGTGGACTTTACTAAATTAGATGATGACTACTTTGCTTATGATTCTTATGTAATGGTTTTGTGATTAAGATGACCCTTTCTTGTAGTGATGATTATCAAATTTGTTAGTACCCACAAAACTGTTATTCAACTTGAGAGtcattttcaaaatgatttttttttttaaaaaaatatgttaattagAATTGTCCAATTGTAAGAATGTTAGAAGTTTCTAATTTCAAGTTATTTTTCCACTTATAGAATTGGTTTTATAAGAACAAGTTGAatggataatattttatttttcctatgaGCCagtataattttatgattcatTATGGGTGGAAATATCATACAcgttattctctctctctctctctctctctctctctctctctctctatatatatatatatatatatatatatatatatatatatatatatatatatatatatataagaaacaatgGGTCACCAAACATTTGGACGGCCAAGAAATGGCAGCTTATAACCTCAAATGCATAAAACTAATACAGCAACCTTTGGGCATTTCCACTGGCCATATCTTCACAACCGACTCTAACCTTATGGAttatgaatttcaaaatttcaaagaatttaaaatatctacaatttgaattgctttgattttaatttctttcattttttaaatattttgtttagataaatcaattcaaatttcttccattttaaattctttgtttggatagggcaattcaatttcctccgtatgcaaaatttcaattttatattttaaatagatgaaattttaatattaaaatttatagaaaataaacacaatctaattttgaaatattaattaaaaaatattttcaatttttaataatttataaatacaaaatattgataattttaactagggtTGTTTTGCCTAACCACAACCAGTGATGTTCTTAAACCGGCATCAACCAAGACTATTTTTCGGTCGAcatcaaatatgatttttttttgtcaaagtatgaCGAGAATATTTGTCAGCTGACATCAATTGGGGCTATTTTTTGGCTAACGTTGGTTGAGTTTATTTTTCAGCTAATGTTGCCTAGGTTTTTTTACCAACGCCGGCTAGGGTTTGTTTGGCTGACACCGGTTAGGGTCTTTTCGAACAACATTGATCAAGACAATTTTTAGCCAACGTCGGCCTAAAAAATCCTAGCAGGCGTTGACAGAAAAATCTACCCAATATCAactaaaaaatagcttggtcGATGCCGACTAATAGAACCTACCCAATGTCAGCTgaaaaacatcattggtcaaTGTTGGCCGAAAAATCCCAAATtgaagttggctaaaaaatagtccTAACTAATGTCGGACAAAAAACCCTACCCAACATCGGCTATAAAATAGCcttggttgatgttggctaaaaaataactCTGACCGATGTTGATCGAAAAAACTCTAGTGGATGTCAATTGTAAGAACCTAGTCGATGTCAACTAAAAATAGTCATGTCCGATGTCGGTAAAAAATACCTAGCTGGTGTTAGCAGAAAAAACCCTAgtcaacatcaaccaaaaaacctagctaatgtggttaagaaatagctATGACTGATGTTAGCCAGAAAACCCTAGTCGATGTCagcaaaaaaatcctaaccgatgtcggctaagaaaatctagttgacataAGCCAAAACACCCTAGTTAATATTGGCTAAAAAAATAACCCTAGCCGATATTgactaaaaaatagctttggctgaaaaaacctagccgacgtcgactgaaaaaccctaacaggtgtctactcaaaagttagtcatgaccgatgtcagtagaaaaaatctagtcaatgtcgaccaaaaaaatcactggtcaacatcaactgaaaaaacttGGATgacaacgaaaaaaaaaatccttggccGACGTTAGCGAAAATTTCCCATGACTGACGTCagtgagaaaataaccctaaccaacatcatctaaaaaaaatcctagtcGATATTGGCAAAAAATAActttggttgacatcatacaaaaaaattctgacCAAAAAAACCTCAGCCAATATCagtgaaaaataacttatatcGATATAGACATAAAAATTTTGGTCACCCATAGTTGTGAGTGTTGAACGAGAAAGACTCCTGAGCAAGAATGTGAGTTAGAGTGAACATCtccaaaaaaagaatttcaattctatatttttttagagaatttgaaatcccgctgttttagtcaatcaatatgattcataaaaaaaaaatcaaaaatttaatttcatttcaaatactctatccaaacaagctattttatcatgaatcattttaaatttcttaaaaaaatgaattccccTCTTAAATTGCTCCATctaaaaacattataaaaataatatttgagagTAATTCAGACTATGTTTTGAAGAGtaactccatttttttttttactttagtgatacttacaatttttttccaaGTGATTCGTTAAATAATGAATTGAAATATTAAGTGCATAATctatttaagaaatattttaaaattattaaattgaagTTAAAGTTTAGTTAAATTACTTTGATGATAAAAAGATCTGATTTTATAAGAAAGTTCggatttaataattttagatgGAGTTGCTCTTAAATAGAGAGCAATGCATTGGATTTTGAACCGTTGGAAGGCAactatatacaaaattataaatttaacaatattCTTTCGCTTAGAGATTGCAAGTTTAGTAAGAGTTAAGGAGTATATGACTTTAAATTGAAAGTAAAGATGAGAGAATATGTCATATTactaatgtttaaatttaaatattttggatAATTTGTGTTGGATCTTAGTTTTGAATCTTATTATCgctattatacatttttttatatcttggaTCAATAATACAAAATGATGAAAGAGTTATAACGAACATACATAAAATATAAGGTAGGGTGACTGAAACGGAAAGacaataaaatgttattttgatCATAAAATACTTATCAaactaaaatgtaaattttatcatACAATTTTAGAACTAACAATATTAGGAATCGAAAATAAGTACTAGGAGTTTATTATAACTCATGTATTTTACTGAATCAACTTAACTAAACtcttttgtataattaattaaggtaatttgaatataaaaaaaaatactagaagaattaatagaaaaattaaattgcatGATTTTTAATCCAGAAAAAAAGAGAACTCAACAAAAGAAAACTAAGAAAGAATTGAGAAAAGTTGTTAAAAGCTTAAGGTATCTCATTATAGATAatatatctaaaatttaatctttaacaaaatcaaataacgtTGTTGTAGTTGTCTCCAGCTTAGATATTTTTTTGGCCGTGCCACAACATACTTTTCTTGTCTGTTTTTCTAGCTAGCCACACCTTCTGGGCACCATCTGCACATTTTTTCTCCTTATTCTATGGCTGAAAGGGGTAACACTGTTAAATTATTTGAAAGAGGTTTTATACAAGTCACATCACTCGTGTAGTACAAATCAAAATGTATCACGCCATGCATGTAAATGTGAATAATTAATGTGTTTATGTTTATATGCAACCATCGCTAATTGGTCAAATTAAACTTACATGAACTTTTCAGATGCAGACATAcaaagagaaatttaatataaaagaagcACGATCTTTGGGACATTAGCCTTAGATCTTATTTATTCTTACTTTATACTTTAGCCAATGGGAGTACACATATTTAAACgagaaaagtaagaaaaattagGCTAAATGACATGTCACGGTCAATAAACATTTGAATAGGTTAGTGATAAAAATTAGGCCAAATGAAATGACATGAGGGAAAAAATCTTTGTATATAATTTGTAGAGGTCAAGAAGAGTAGTGGAAGACAGTTAAGTAATGGGAGacacaaatttattaaatttgtttgttccagaaaaatatttttatttttataaataattataaaagattaccttattttcattttatttactgCTTAAAATAAAACTACACAACCACTATGTAGTTATGTACTACGTAATATTTAGGCATTCAAAAGGTATCCTTTCGACCATGTATATACTTTAGGGACAAGTTTATGAGATTTATCCCTGTTAATAGCACTCTTTGCATTCACATATAGGAAACCTatgaatgtgtgtgtgtgtttatacCTATTATGATATTCTTCGTCGGAATATTAATTAGTGCCATTTTTGCTGCCCAGATTTTCTAACCACATTATTCTTAGGCCGGATGATCTAAAGCATAGAAAAATGCCACTTTTTGAACACGCCACAACACTTGTATTAAACAACCGcggcaaaaataaaaatcttagtTTCACTCTATTAAATGGGAACATGAATATCTAATTATACACGCAGCCTTTGCCAATTGGGCAAGTGAAACTTCCATGCAAtgagaaattaatataaaataagtacTAATAATCTATAGTACGTCAAGTAGCTAGATGTTAGTGAGAGTGAGACTACATGGCATGCTGTACATGTCATCCAACTCCAAAATTCAAGACTTAAGAATTCGACCATAATTAAATGAAGAGAGTTTTTCGTATAGATTCAGTCGAATTAAGTCATGCTTAtctctgtcaaaaaaaaaaaaagccacgCTTATACTACAATGACGTCCACGTttaccttaaaattattttcaataaccTTGCACAGTCAGAATaagaaataacttttttataattactaaaataacTTTTCTGGAAATTTATCATCTGGTGTTGTAAGAGCTTCAATGCATGATTTTCAGATGATGAAAAATTCTCTATTGTCATCCGCCCTCCCAAAGCTGATACCAACAAGGACGTGGTCCGgaacattttctctctctctcttttttttgtgt
Encoded proteins:
- the LOC114394417 gene encoding protein AATF-like produces the protein MGLSAKKSRKRGKRDSDSDEYDNMEYEEVEDDYDDDGEEEDEEEEHGEEVTDDEDGTGEHGEWKNDEMEQLEKEYRDLHHQELDTLKNLKHHKDEDLLKGQAVKSQKALWYKILELRFLLQKPFSSSNRLPQESIKSLFCETDETVRVAYSDLMTSSKETLDSILELQEALFAKNPSITQAIVGSEGSSKDLEVYKHLDGNLDQEWSQISQMHKSITSFRDKSINKWQRVTQVTTGAAAIKGKLHAFNQDISNQVAAYMRDPSRLIKQMRVRRSDVNIFLSVPEVVGEPKEAETCTDGDPELLDDSEFYQQLLKEFFETVDPSSSEKAFYALKRMQPKKRKIVDRRASKSRKIRYNVHEKIVNFMAPLPANVPPMAPKLFENLFGLKTQRSSAAAS